The following are from one region of the Funiculus sociatus GB2-C1 genome:
- the hflX gene encoding GTPase HflX, translating into METIYGNLQGLKSSQLKQLEKLYHQRLPGDHITTAEFAQRLAAISTEINQPVSVYINRRGQVIRVGVGTPRQTQIPALELPRYGAERLSGIRCISTQLKSEAPSEAALTAMAMQRLDVLAVLSLTGGGFERRGGGATGYIKETYLAHLVPHPEAIWNLSPPMSLDALSNQDFLELVDGLEAEFQREFVAKQVDSDRDRVLLVGLMTQDMTPLQFQDGLEELARLVDTAGGQVLETMQQKRPRPHPQTVVGEGKVQEIALTAQTLGVNLIVFDRDLSPAQVRNLETQTGIRVVDRTEVILDIFAQRAQSGAGKLQVELAQMEYMLPRLTGRGQAMSRLGGGIGTRGPGETKLETERRGIQRRIARLQQQVNQLQAHRSRLRLQRQHQDVPSIALVGYTNAGKSTLLNVLTNAEVYTADQLFATLDPTTRRLVIPDAVTDEAQQIVITDTVGFIHELPPSLMDAFRATLEEVTEADALLHVVDLSHPAWQSQIRSVMAILSEMPVTPGPSLIVFNKMDQVDGDTLVLAKEEFPQGVFISASDRLGLETLRHRISQLVHYAIAPG; encoded by the coding sequence ATCGAAACCATCTACGGTAATCTTCAAGGTTTAAAGTCCAGCCAGCTGAAGCAGCTAGAGAAACTTTATCATCAGCGGCTACCAGGCGATCACATTACGACAGCGGAATTCGCCCAGCGGTTGGCAGCAATTAGCACCGAAATCAATCAGCCTGTATCCGTCTACATTAATCGCCGGGGACAGGTGATTCGCGTCGGAGTGGGAACCCCCAGACAAACGCAGATTCCCGCTCTAGAATTGCCTCGTTACGGTGCAGAACGACTCAGTGGTATTCGCTGCATATCTACTCAACTGAAATCAGAAGCACCGAGTGAAGCTGCATTGACCGCAATGGCAATGCAACGGCTAGACGTGCTGGCAGTGCTATCGCTGACTGGGGGAGGGTTTGAGCGACGCGGTGGGGGAGCCACAGGTTACATCAAAGAAACTTATCTAGCTCACCTAGTTCCTCATCCGGAAGCAATTTGGAATCTGTCGCCACCGATGAGCCTGGATGCGCTGAGTAACCAGGATTTTCTGGAACTGGTGGATGGACTAGAAGCCGAGTTTCAGCGAGAATTTGTTGCCAAGCAAGTAGACAGCGATCGCGATCGCGTCCTTCTGGTGGGGTTGATGACTCAAGACATGACACCCCTGCAATTCCAAGATGGATTGGAAGAATTAGCGCGGTTGGTGGACACCGCTGGGGGGCAAGTGTTGGAAACAATGCAGCAAAAACGTCCCCGTCCCCATCCTCAGACCGTGGTTGGGGAAGGTAAGGTGCAAGAAATTGCCCTGACTGCACAAACACTGGGAGTTAACCTGATCGTCTTTGACCGCGACCTCTCACCCGCGCAAGTCCGCAATCTGGAAACTCAGACTGGTATCCGCGTGGTAGACCGGACTGAGGTGATTTTGGATATTTTTGCCCAACGCGCTCAGTCTGGTGCTGGTAAGTTGCAGGTAGAATTGGCGCAAATGGAATATATGCTGCCGCGCCTGACTGGTCGCGGTCAAGCGATGTCTCGACTCGGTGGCGGTATCGGTACTAGGGGGCCTGGTGAAACCAAGTTAGAAACTGAGCGCCGGGGAATTCAGCGTCGCATTGCCAGACTGCAACAGCAAGTGAACCAGCTGCAAGCGCACCGTTCCCGCTTACGTTTACAACGGCAACATCAGGATGTTCCTTCAATTGCCTTAGTTGGATATACCAATGCTGGTAAATCTACGTTGCTGAATGTGCTAACTAATGCTGAAGTTTACACAGCAGACCAGTTGTTTGCAACTCTAGACCCGACTACGCGGCGTTTAGTCATACCCGATGCGGTGACAGACGAGGCGCAGCAGATTGTGATTACAGACACAGTGGGATTTATTCACGAGTTACCGCCTTCCTTGATGGATGCTTTCCGTGCCACATTGGAAGAGGTGACAGAAGCGGATGCGCTGCTTCATGTGGTGGATTTGTCTCATCCAGCTTGGCAAAGCCAGATTCGTTCTGTGATGGCGATTTTGTCAGAAATGCCAGTAACGCCGGGGCCATCGTTGATTGTTTTTAACAAGATGGATCAAGTGGATGGCGATACTCTGGTACTGGCAAAAGAGGAGTTTCCCCAAGGGGTGTTTATTTCCGCAAGCGATCGCCTGGGTTTAGAAACTCTGCGTCACCGCATCAGCCAACTGGTTCACTATGCGATCGCGCCCGGCTAA
- a CDS encoding M23 family metallopeptidase yields the protein MKLKLIKIIASFLMLVLGSQSALADEVLLDFSDPDANVVLATPEPTPTASSQEALSHSPNRVGENSTNLFSAPQNLSKTGISEKGSLFESRANPSPPDPVELKFEVEPAAPSPKVIPKPEKPSVKTDTKKQRFSTSAAVLFANRKSPGSIAVGAAEGNLTPSGKATSLYSGHTDPGNHVVNRGFCSWNRAKNLTVQQADRRCLKALQRQSAKTERSLFRVGIDPKIDYHALVNGTDLWNQSNSAGPRFARAYQKALKKGLTGKKALVNARVEAFRNPAGKLDASGLFGICVRESYYKNKLRGYRPYSESWRWSCIALDQGRRVGIVRKALKSNIGAIAQQVESDTQARRRTGAQETFSQSPIPTDAPVSDENQLDFTVPDTGKSTQSLPESRDKSEPGSPLPDPVGLDFEPITEQVSIVPTQPIITESVTDDPPNLRKTPKIGDKVAGYRVTSRYGKRINPISGRSHFHGGVDLATPRNTNIYAIGKLGTKTTLKCWEDIKGGGLVATMTTPSFPSRKFDALHLAWCKAIANGPKIKVDAGSIVGGTGNTGHSTGPHLHFQVRDAETSKKISPSKRQISWVLTGKQPKLSVD from the coding sequence ATGAAACTTAAGCTCATCAAAATTATTGCCAGTTTTCTAATGCTGGTGCTGGGAAGCCAATCGGCTCTAGCCGATGAAGTTTTGTTGGATTTTTCTGATCCAGATGCAAATGTTGTGCTTGCCACTCCTGAACCTACCCCGACTGCATCCAGCCAAGAGGCTCTTTCCCATAGCCCTAACCGGGTGGGAGAGAATTCAACTAACCTGTTTTCTGCACCACAAAACCTTAGTAAAACAGGAATTTCAGAGAAAGGGTCGCTTTTTGAGAGCCGTGCTAACCCATCTCCTCCCGATCCTGTCGAGCTAAAATTCGAGGTGGAACCTGCTGCGCCTTCACCGAAAGTTATCCCAAAACCTGAGAAGCCATCAGTCAAAACTGACACTAAAAAGCAGCGATTCTCAACTTCCGCCGCCGTACTATTTGCCAATCGGAAATCCCCAGGAAGTATCGCAGTGGGAGCAGCAGAAGGCAACCTCACCCCTTCTGGAAAAGCCACATCACTGTATTCTGGTCATACAGATCCAGGCAACCACGTTGTAAATAGAGGCTTTTGCAGCTGGAACCGCGCCAAGAATCTAACTGTACAACAAGCCGATCGGCGTTGTCTAAAGGCACTACAACGTCAATCAGCTAAGACAGAGCGATCGCTTTTCCGTGTAGGTATCGACCCAAAGATTGACTACCATGCTTTAGTCAACGGAACTGATTTGTGGAATCAATCCAACTCCGCCGGCCCCAGATTCGCTCGTGCGTACCAGAAAGCTTTGAAAAAAGGACTCACGGGGAAGAAAGCTTTAGTTAATGCGCGAGTCGAAGCATTTCGCAATCCAGCCGGAAAGCTAGATGCAAGTGGACTATTTGGCATCTGTGTCAGAGAGTCTTATTATAAGAACAAACTGCGCGGATATAGACCTTACTCAGAATCTTGGCGCTGGAGTTGCATTGCCCTCGATCAAGGACGACGAGTCGGGATAGTAAGGAAAGCCTTAAAAAGCAACATTGGAGCGATCGCGCAACAAGTAGAAAGCGATACCCAGGCGCGTAGGCGCACAGGCGCACAGGAGACGTTTTCCCAATCTCCAATCCCTACAGACGCTCCTGTTTCCGATGAGAATCAGCTAGATTTCACCGTTCCTGACACCGGGAAGTCTACTCAAAGCCTACCCGAAAGCCGAGACAAGTCAGAGCCAGGATCACCATTACCTGATCCCGTAGGGTTAGACTTTGAACCAATAACAGAGCAAGTCAGCATCGTACCAACTCAACCCATTATTACTGAGTCGGTTACTGATGATCCACCCAATCTGAGAAAGACACCCAAAATTGGGGATAAAGTTGCAGGATACAGAGTGACATCCCGTTACGGAAAGCGGATTAATCCGATTAGTGGGCGATCGCATTTTCATGGTGGCGTAGACTTGGCAACTCCCAGGAACACCAACATCTACGCTATTGGCAAACTTGGAACTAAGACAACTTTGAAATGTTGGGAAGACATCAAAGGCGGAGGATTGGTAGCGACGATGACAACTCCCAGTTTCCCGTCAAGGAAGTTTGACGCTCTGCACTTAGCTTGGTGTAAAGCGATCGCAAATGGCCCCAAGATTAAGGTAGATGCTGGGTCAATTGTCGGCGGTACTGGTAACACCGGACACAGCACTGGCCCTCATCTACATTTCCAGGTGCGCGATGCTGAAACAAGCAAGAAAATTTCTCCATCCAAAAGACAAATTTCCTGGGTTTTAACCGGAAAGCAACCTAAATTATCGGTAGATTAA
- a CDS encoding molybdopterin-dependent oxidoreductase has translation MRLNPNVGKNLALVPLVTSIVCLGACTNQPTDKQLESWRTEAIALNAQMVKANTKTSPEEWNLVIEGQMAKGKAVTLSWQQLQALARNHVKTTEPHAVLNQEEIFDFRGIRVSTLLKKLAIASDITDITFVCFDGYQATISLKDLLAYPITLAIAKNGKPIPRDQGGPIYLVIPHTQYPNLKKKYNELSWAFYVTHMIIGTEPVKLRVGTRELDLAALDKLPQVTILENVGYRMGWPNGEVKLHGVRVRDVLAFAGIHLPANGEIVVRGKAPIYHDPSNPVRLAATDLRECEILVATRWGNDKEPIPAKMGGPLTLAFSSECQAGAGFSRPLNRQRWVTFLEGFYP, from the coding sequence ATGCGGTTGAATCCAAACGTGGGGAAAAATTTGGCTCTAGTACCGCTAGTGACAAGTATTGTCTGCCTTGGAGCTTGTACAAATCAGCCAACGGATAAGCAGCTGGAGTCCTGGCGAACTGAAGCGATCGCTCTCAACGCCCAGATGGTGAAAGCCAATACCAAAACTTCACCGGAGGAGTGGAATCTGGTTATTGAGGGGCAAATGGCCAAGGGCAAAGCGGTGACATTGAGCTGGCAACAGCTACAGGCATTGGCAAGAAATCATGTAAAAACTACAGAGCCTCATGCCGTACTCAACCAAGAGGAGATTTTCGACTTTCGGGGCATCCGTGTATCTACACTATTGAAAAAGTTAGCGATCGCGTCGGATATTACAGATATTACTTTTGTCTGCTTTGACGGCTACCAAGCGACAATCAGCTTGAAGGATTTGCTTGCCTACCCGATTACTTTAGCGATCGCTAAAAATGGCAAACCAATTCCCCGCGATCAAGGCGGCCCTATTTATTTAGTCATTCCGCATACGCAATACCCTAATTTGAAAAAAAAGTATAACGAACTATCCTGGGCGTTTTACGTTACCCACATGATAATTGGTACTGAACCAGTAAAATTACGTGTAGGAACGCGCGAACTAGACTTAGCCGCTCTTGATAAACTTCCCCAAGTTACAATTTTGGAAAATGTCGGCTACAGAATGGGTTGGCCCAACGGCGAAGTCAAACTTCACGGGGTGCGTGTACGCGATGTTCTAGCCTTCGCAGGTATCCATCTGCCCGCCAATGGGGAAATTGTAGTTCGCGGGAAGGCACCAATTTACCATGACCCCTCCAATCCAGTCCGCTTGGCAGCAACCGATTTGCGCGAGTGTGAGATTCTGGTGGCGACCAGATGGGGAAATGACAAAGAACCGATCCCCGCAAAAATGGGGGGGCCATTGACGCTGGCTTTTAGTTCTGAGTGTCAAGCAGGGGCGGGGTTTTCGCGCCCTTTGAATAGACAGCGATGGGTGACTTTCTTAGAAGGTTTTTATCCCTAA
- the pheS gene encoding phenylalanine--tRNA ligase subunit alpha: MTTTLSELEAQLAALKQDATNAIAAASTLAQLEELRVGYLGKKGQLSKVLGGLGKLDASDRPRIGALANEVKEALQNDLDRKRTNLQEAQIQAALESETLDVTMPGVYRPLGRKHPLNSTIDRIVDIFVGLGYTVAQGPEMETDYYNFEALNTPADHPARDMQDTFYLPDGNLLRTHTSSVQIRYMEENEPPIRIVAPGRCYRRDTVDATHSAVFHQVEILAVDQGLTFTDLKGTIKVFLEEMFGAELPIRFRGSYFPFTEPSAEVDVQWQGRWLEVMGCGMVDPNVLKKVGYDPEVYTGFAAGFGAERFAMVLHQIDDVRRMYSSDLRFLRQF; the protein is encoded by the coding sequence ATGACCACTACGCTTTCGGAGCTTGAGGCTCAACTAGCCGCGCTTAAACAGGATGCGACGAATGCGATCGCTGCTGCTTCTACTCTTGCACAACTAGAGGAACTTCGAGTCGGCTACCTGGGTAAGAAAGGGCAGCTGTCCAAAGTATTAGGGGGTTTGGGTAAATTAGACGCAAGCGATCGCCCCCGGATTGGTGCTTTAGCAAACGAAGTCAAAGAAGCGCTGCAAAATGACCTGGATCGCAAGCGGACAAACTTGCAGGAAGCCCAAATCCAAGCCGCATTGGAATCGGAAACCCTGGATGTCACTATGCCAGGAGTTTACCGCCCCCTCGGTCGCAAGCACCCGCTCAACAGTACAATTGACCGCATTGTAGATATCTTCGTTGGTCTTGGCTACACCGTCGCCCAAGGGCCGGAGATGGAGACAGACTACTACAATTTTGAGGCGCTGAACACCCCGGCAGACCACCCTGCCCGCGATATGCAGGATACCTTCTACCTGCCGGATGGCAATCTGCTGCGGACGCATACTTCTTCGGTGCAGATTCGCTACATGGAAGAAAATGAGCCGCCAATCAGGATTGTGGCACCAGGACGCTGTTACCGACGAGATACGGTAGATGCGACCCATTCGGCCGTCTTCCACCAAGTAGAAATTTTGGCAGTTGATCAGGGGCTAACTTTTACAGACCTTAAAGGCACTATTAAGGTGTTTTTAGAGGAGATGTTTGGTGCTGAGTTACCGATTCGTTTCCGGGGCAGTTATTTCCCATTCACCGAACCTTCGGCGGAAGTCGATGTGCAATGGCAGGGACGCTGGTTAGAAGTAATGGGCTGCGGTATGGTTGACCCCAATGTGCTGAAGAAGGTGGGTTACGATCCAGAAGTTTATACTGGGTTTGCCGCTGGTTTCGGTGCTGAGCGTTTCGCAATGGTGCTGCATCAAATTGATGATGTGCGTCGGATGTACAGCAGCGATTTGCGCTTTTTGCGGCAGTTTTAA
- a CDS encoding type II toxin-antitoxin system PemK/MazF family toxin — protein sequence MTKGKIFLAPFPYDDLSTNKVRPAVCLTNPVGAKRHIILAYITSRIPSSLLETDILLDSAHPDFGASGLRVPSTIRLHQMVTVSTTVIQRKLGELSSDTQVKIAEKLCKLLSD from the coding sequence ATGACGAAAGGTAAAATTTTTCTAGCACCTTTTCCTTATGATGATTTATCGACTAATAAGGTGCGTCCAGCCGTTTGCTTAACTAACCCAGTAGGAGCTAAAAGGCACATCATCTTAGCTTATATTACCAGTCGTATTCCATCTAGCTTACTGGAAACAGATATCCTGTTAGATAGCGCCCATCCCGATTTTGGTGCTTCAGGGTTGCGCGTACCATCGACTATCAGATTGCATCAAATGGTAACAGTTTCTACAACCGTAATCCAGCGAAAATTGGGTGAATTGTCATCTGATACGCAGGTGAAAATTGCTGAAAAGCTGTGCAAGCTGCTGAGTGACTGA
- the surE gene encoding 5'/3'-nucleotidase SurE has translation MKLLISNDDGIFALGIRNLANTLAEAGHDVTVVCPDRERSATGHGLTLHDPIRAEVVESIFHPTVKAWSCSGTPSDCVKLALGALLDAPPDFVLSGINHGSNLGTDVLYSGTVSAAMEGVIEGIPSIAFSLTSYTSREFQTAAKFAKILMDKLSLQPLPEAMLLNVNVPPVKWEDVAGVALTRQGIRRYFDIFQKRVDPRGKTYYWLAGEALEEVEQPEDPLLPSHIETDVQAIRKNYITVTPLQYNLTYAAGVRSLQEFKIFEL, from the coding sequence ATGAAACTGTTAATCAGCAACGATGATGGCATCTTCGCCTTGGGCATTCGCAATCTCGCCAATACCCTCGCCGAAGCCGGACACGATGTCACCGTAGTATGCCCCGACCGGGAACGGTCTGCCACTGGTCACGGTCTTACCTTGCACGACCCCATCCGCGCTGAAGTCGTCGAGTCGATTTTTCACCCCACAGTCAAAGCCTGGTCTTGTTCGGGAACTCCCTCGGACTGCGTAAAACTGGCGCTAGGTGCTTTGCTCGATGCACCCCCCGATTTTGTCTTATCTGGGATTAACCACGGCTCTAACCTTGGCACTGATGTCTTATACTCAGGCACAGTTTCAGCGGCGATGGAAGGCGTAATAGAGGGAATTCCCAGCATCGCTTTTAGTCTGACGAGTTACACCTCAAGGGAGTTTCAAACCGCTGCCAAATTTGCCAAAATCCTCATGGATAAGTTAAGCTTGCAGCCGCTACCAGAGGCGATGTTACTCAACGTCAATGTGCCACCTGTGAAATGGGAAGATGTTGCGGGTGTCGCCCTGACTCGTCAAGGGATTCGTCGCTATTTTGATATTTTTCAAAAGCGGGTAGATCCACGCGGCAAAACTTACTATTGGTTAGCTGGTGAAGCTTTGGAAGAAGTTGAACAACCTGAAGATCCGCTTTTACCCAGTCACATAGAAACCGATGTGCAGGCAATTCGGAAAAACTACATTACCGTAACGCCCTTGCAATATAACCTCACCTATGCTGCTGGAGTTCGCAGTTTGCAGGAATTCAAGATTTTTGAGCTTTGA
- a CDS encoding adenylate/guanylate cyclase domain-containing protein, which produces MKVFAFRSIHTQFMTATTLLIVGLVGSIVWIWANTESNLYRQQQQSQAKSLVKLSAYALGNELSEENWGQIRVDLDLLMRENQDFLYILVSDARKKNQILASSPSDFQNQYIPDIVPVEVTNAALKSRQSHAVETFVLRDIKFLGRVRAKRGERFIEVSSDIKLVSGETIGTLRIGMSSQQINRAVVYAINQAVLVGFVGLAVSLVCAYILAKRLSDPVQRLQVSAARIAAGDLQHRAEINLSDEIGDLAKSFNEMSAALQASFSKLHKTLESFERFVPDKFLSVIAPEGIENIQVGVSATRTMTILFCDIRNYSSMAEQMTPFETFSFLNDFLECMGWPIEKSGGFIDKYIGDAIMALFDDEATDCALRAAILMQGTLSLFNEERIEKGLPAIAVGIGIHRGEVVMGTVGFNSRIDSTVVGDVVNLASRVEGLTKQYDCQILVTESVVNSLYHPETFSLRLVDKSVKVKGKEEAIAIYEPSYKQLKV; this is translated from the coding sequence ATGAAAGTTTTTGCTTTCCGCTCAATCCACACCCAATTTATGACCGCCACGACGCTGTTGATCGTCGGACTGGTTGGCTCCATAGTCTGGATTTGGGCGAATACCGAGAGTAACCTCTACCGTCAGCAGCAGCAGAGTCAAGCAAAGTCCTTAGTTAAGCTGTCAGCTTATGCTTTGGGTAACGAACTCTCTGAAGAAAATTGGGGTCAAATCCGCGTGGATCTGGATTTATTGATGAGGGAAAATCAGGATTTTTTATACATTCTTGTTTCTGATGCCCGGAAAAAAAATCAGATTCTTGCCTCGTCGCCCAGCGATTTCCAAAACCAGTATATTCCAGATATTGTTCCAGTAGAGGTGACGAATGCGGCGCTAAAATCACGGCAGTCTCATGCTGTAGAAACATTTGTTCTGCGGGATATCAAGTTCTTGGGGCGTGTGCGAGCGAAGCGTGGCGAACGATTTATAGAAGTAAGTTCGGACATCAAACTGGTATCGGGTGAAACAATTGGCACTTTGCGGATCGGGATGTCCTCACAGCAAATTAACCGTGCTGTTGTCTATGCAATAAATCAGGCTGTGTTAGTGGGTTTTGTGGGACTCGCCGTTAGTTTAGTGTGTGCCTATATTCTGGCAAAGCGGTTGAGCGATCCGGTGCAGCGTTTGCAGGTGAGTGCTGCCAGAATTGCCGCTGGAGATTTACAGCATCGTGCGGAAATTAACTTGTCAGATGAAATCGGAGATTTAGCAAAGTCTTTTAACGAGATGTCGGCAGCGTTGCAAGCATCGTTTAGTAAGTTGCACAAGACTTTGGAATCGTTTGAGCGGTTCGTGCCGGATAAATTTCTTTCAGTTATTGCACCAGAGGGAATTGAAAATATTCAGGTGGGTGTATCGGCGACGCGAACTATGACGATTTTGTTTTGCGATATCCGAAATTACAGTTCAATGGCGGAACAAATGACACCATTCGAGACGTTTTCGTTTTTGAATGATTTCTTGGAATGTATGGGATGGCCGATTGAGAAAAGTGGCGGCTTTATTGACAAATATATTGGCGATGCGATCATGGCATTGTTCGATGATGAAGCAACTGATTGCGCTCTGCGTGCAGCAATTTTAATGCAGGGGACACTGTCTCTTTTTAATGAGGAGCGAATAGAAAAAGGTTTGCCTGCGATCGCAGTCGGTATCGGCATCCATCGCGGTGAGGTGGTGATGGGTACGGTGGGATTTAACTCGCGCATTGACTCTACTGTGGTTGGCGATGTGGTGAATTTAGCCTCTCGCGTTGAGGGTTTAACTAAGCAGTATGACTGTCAGATTTTGGTAACAGAGTCAGTGGTAAATAGTTTGTACCACCCAGAAACCTTCTCGTTGCGATTGGTAGATAAGTCAGTGAAGGTGAAGGGTAAAGAGGAAGCGATCGCTATTTACGAACCAAGCTATAAGCAATTAAAAGTTTAA
- a CDS encoding tetratricopeptide repeat protein yields MSTELLKSYKEAIIRLEKILDIKPDKDEAWYNQGNALFNLGRFEEAIASYHKALEIRNDAYDAWYNQGIVLVKLGRIDEAIVSWDKALEIQPDFYEAWYNRGIALSELGRIDEAIVSWDKALEIQPDFSEAWYHRGIALFDLERLEDAFASFNKAIQFNPNDYWSWYSRGVIFANLGSYEEAIASFNKALEIQPDHDWSWGSRGVALTNLGSYEEAIASFNKALEIQPDSFEDWYNLGSVLYRLGRYKEVIVSYDKAIQIKSDAQEVWYNRGNTLLKLGHLDEALGSYDKALNVQPNLYLTWQYRGVILLKLRRLDEAISSFDKVLELKSDYPDAYYNKACCYALQGNIEQAIENLQQAINLSPDKYLDIARNDSDFDGIRDDERFKALIQKGSNRKEEALQAALLKKAELEEYEWLKAVVRNPAFDFLKDPEEDIYTLADGEPFHDPEWAKTVASDPNYGFITDPEEDIYTLADGEPFYDER; encoded by the coding sequence ATGAGTACAGAACTTTTAAAAAGCTACAAAGAAGCAATCATCAGGCTCGAAAAAATTCTAGACATCAAACCTGACAAAGACGAAGCCTGGTACAATCAGGGCAATGCGCTGTTTAACTTGGGACGTTTTGAAGAAGCGATCGCTAGCTACCACAAAGCTCTAGAAATTAGAAATGATGCTTACGATGCCTGGTACAATCAGGGCATTGTGCTGGTAAAGTTAGGACGAATTGACGAAGCAATTGTCAGTTGGGACAAAGCTCTGGAAATTCAACCAGACTTCTATGAAGCCTGGTACAACCGGGGAATTGCCCTAAGTGAGTTAGGACGAATTGACGAAGCAATTGTCAGTTGGGACAAAGCTCTGGAAATTCAACCAGACTTTAGCGAAGCCTGGTATCACAGAGGTATTGCACTATTTGACTTAGAACGCTTGGAAGATGCTTTTGCGAGTTTCAACAAAGCCATCCAGTTCAACCCTAATGATTACTGGAGCTGGTATAGCCGAGGTGTCATTTTTGCTAACCTCGGTAGCTATGAGGAAGCAATTGCCAGCTTCAACAAAGCTCTAGAAATTCAGCCTGACCATGACTGGAGTTGGGGTAGCCGAGGTGTGGCTTTGACTAACCTCGGTAGCTATGAGGAAGCAATTGCCAGCTTCAACAAAGCTCTAGAAATCCAACCAGATAGTTTTGAAGATTGGTATAACTTGGGTAGTGTTTTATATCGATTAGGTCGATATAAAGAGGTAATTGTTAGTTACGACAAAGCTATACAAATAAAATCTGACGCTCAAGAAGTCTGGTACAACCGGGGCAATACACTCCTAAAATTGGGACACTTAGACGAAGCGCTTGGCAGCTATGATAAAGCCTTGAATGTTCAACCCAACCTTTACCTAACTTGGCAATACCGAGGCGTTATACTGTTAAAATTGCGGCGCTTAGATGAAGCGATATCTAGCTTTGATAAAGTCCTAGAATTAAAATCTGACTATCCCGACGCTTATTATAACAAGGCTTGCTGTTATGCCTTACAGGGTAATATTGAGCAAGCAATTGAGAACTTGCAACAAGCCATTAACTTGAGTCCTGATAAATACCTGGATATCGCCAGAAATGACTCAGATTTTGACGGCATTCGAGATGATGAGCGTTTTAAGGCTTTGATTCAGAAAGGAAGTAATAGGAAAGAAGAGGCACTGCAAGCTGCTTTACTTAAAAAAGCAGAACTGGAAGAATATGAATGGCTGAAAGCAGTTGTCAGAAATCCAGCTTTTGATTTTTTGAAAGACCCAGAAGAAGACATCTATACTTTAGCTGACGGCGAACCCTTCCATGACCCAGAATGGGCGAAAACTGTAGCCAGTGACCCAAATTATGGTTTTATAACAGACCCAGAAGAAGACATCTACACTTTAGCTGACGGCGAACCATTCTATGACGAAAGGTAA
- a CDS encoding tetratricopeptide repeat protein, producing MSSEAKFTGVKIPMRRLGRYEQPLGIDSDDHEIWYRRGEALANLGRNEEALICFDKAVKLAPKNQAAWTFRGVVLIHLKRYEEALTSCDKALEIAPEDKEAWMFRGAALHGLGRYKQAYASYDKVLGIKKTSLWQRLIQKVGNW from the coding sequence ATGTCTTCTGAAGCCAAGTTTACTGGCGTAAAAATACCTATGCGTAGATTAGGGCGCTACGAGCAACCGCTGGGAATTGACTCCGACGACCACGAAATCTGGTACCGTCGTGGCGAAGCGCTGGCTAACTTAGGACGCAACGAAGAAGCGCTGATTTGCTTTGACAAAGCTGTAAAACTGGCCCCAAAAAATCAAGCAGCTTGGACGTTCCGAGGCGTGGTGTTAATTCACCTCAAACGCTATGAAGAAGCGTTAACAAGTTGTGACAAAGCTTTAGAAATTGCACCAGAAGATAAAGAAGCTTGGATGTTTCGAGGCGCAGCGCTACATGGGTTGGGGCGTTACAAACAAGCTTACGCCAGCTATGACAAAGTCTTGGGAATCAAAAAGACATCCCTTTGGCAAAGACTAATTCAGAAAGTGGGTAATTGGTAA